From Saccharothrix espanaensis DSM 44229, the proteins below share one genomic window:
- a CDS encoding YggT family protein: MFALKLVLYYVLFAFWLLLTARVVVELVRSFAREWRPAGGVAVTLETVYTVTDPPVRLLRRLIPTVRIGGIGLDLSIIVLLLVVIILMRVADPR; this comes from the coding sequence GTGTTCGCACTCAAGCTGGTCCTCTACTACGTGCTGTTCGCGTTCTGGCTGCTGCTCACGGCCCGTGTCGTGGTAGAGCTGGTCAGGTCTTTTGCCAGGGAGTGGCGCCCGGCGGGCGGCGTCGCGGTGACCCTGGAGACTGTCTACACGGTGACCGATCCCCCCGTCCGACTGCTCCGCCGGCTCATCCCCACCGTGCGGATCGGGGGCATCGGGCTGGACTTGTCCATTATTGTGCTGTTGCTGGTCGTTATCATTCTGATGCGAGTAGCCGATCCCAGGTGA
- the ftsZ gene encoding cell division protein FtsZ yields the protein MTPPHNYLAVIKVVGIGGGGVNAVNRMIEVGLKGVEFIAVNTDAQALLMSDADVKLDIGRELTRGLGAGANPEVGHKAAEDHREEIEEVLKGADMVFVTAGEGGGTGTGGAPVVASIARKLGALTIGVVTRPFSFEGKRRAKQAEEGIQALRNECDTLIVIPNDRLLQLGDIGVSLMDAFRSADEVLLSGVQGITDLITTPGLINLDFADVKSVMSGAGSALMGIGSARGEGRAVQAAQKAINSPLLEASMEGAHGVLLSIAGGSDLGLFEINESASLVQEAAHPDANIIFGTVIDDSLGDEVRVTVIAAGFDSGGPTHKKLEPQALSGVQRAGAVAPGDAGVVQRAPQPVQPPPPTQFSGQVEHQQHQPAQHQPAQHQPVQQHQPVPVEQRGGVPQQPNQGNGTSSQPAYQPPQPPQIHRPLSQSGTLPSRAVPVTDDPDDEVDVPPFMRR from the coding sequence ATGACGCCCCCGCACAACTACCTCGCGGTGATAAAGGTCGTCGGCATCGGCGGTGGCGGTGTGAACGCCGTGAACCGGATGATCGAGGTCGGGCTCAAGGGCGTCGAGTTCATCGCGGTGAACACCGACGCGCAGGCGCTGTTGATGTCCGACGCCGACGTCAAGCTCGACATCGGCCGTGAACTGACCCGCGGCCTCGGCGCGGGCGCGAACCCCGAGGTGGGCCACAAGGCCGCCGAGGACCACCGCGAAGAGATCGAGGAAGTACTCAAGGGCGCGGACATGGTGTTCGTGACCGCGGGCGAGGGCGGTGGCACGGGCACCGGCGGTGCTCCGGTCGTGGCCTCCATCGCCCGCAAGCTCGGCGCGCTCACCATCGGCGTCGTGACCCGGCCGTTCTCGTTCGAGGGCAAGCGCCGGGCCAAGCAGGCCGAAGAGGGCATCCAGGCCCTGCGCAACGAGTGCGACACGCTCATCGTGATCCCGAACGACCGGCTGCTGCAGCTCGGCGACATCGGGGTCAGCCTGATGGACGCGTTCCGCTCCGCGGACGAGGTGCTGCTCTCCGGTGTCCAGGGCATCACCGACCTGATCACCACGCCCGGTCTGATCAACCTCGACTTCGCCGACGTCAAGTCGGTCATGTCCGGGGCGGGTTCGGCGTTGATGGGCATCGGCTCGGCGCGCGGCGAGGGCAGAGCGGTCCAGGCCGCCCAGAAGGCGATCAACTCGCCGCTGCTGGAGGCCTCCATGGAGGGCGCGCACGGCGTGCTGCTCTCCATCGCGGGCGGCTCCGACCTGGGGCTGTTCGAGATCAACGAGTCCGCGTCGCTGGTCCAGGAGGCCGCGCACCCGGACGCCAACATCATCTTCGGCACGGTGATCGACGACTCGCTGGGCGACGAGGTCCGGGTGACGGTGATAGCCGCCGGCTTCGACAGCGGCGGGCCCACGCACAAGAAGCTGGAGCCGCAGGCGCTGTCCGGGGTCCAGCGGGCCGGGGCGGTCGCCCCCGGTGACGCCGGGGTGGTGCAGCGCGCACCGCAGCCCGTCCAGCCCCCGCCGCCCACCCAGTTCTCCGGGCAGGTGGAGCACCAGCAGCACCAGCCGGCCCAGCACCAGCCCGCTCAGCACCAGCCGGTGCAGCAGCACCAGCCGGTGCCGGTCGAGCAGCGGGGCGGCGTGCCGCAGCAGCCGAACCAGGGCAACGGCACGTCGTCGCAGCCGGCCTACCAGCCGCCGCAGCCGCCGCAGATCCACCGGCCGCTCTCCCAGAGCGGAACGCTGCCCAGCCGGGCGGTGCCGGTGACCGACGACCCGGACGACGAGGTGGACGTGCCGCCGTTCATGCGGCGCTGA
- the murG gene encoding undecaprenyldiphospho-muramoylpentapeptide beta-N-acetylglucosaminyltransferase, whose amino-acid sequence MTGVPQQVGPCVVVAGGGTAGHIEPALALADAVMRLRPDARVVALGTERGLENKLVPARGYQLELIPPVPMPRKPSPDLLKLPLRVRESVKRTREVFERVGADVVVGFGGYVSLPAYLAARGRLPIVVHEANAKAGLANKVGAKFAERIAAAVPDSGLNDAEIIGIPLRHSITSLDRAALRAQARAHFGLDPNAPTLLVFGGSQGARSINNAVSGTAAVFAQAGIGVLHAHGPKNSLAVQSVSPPYVPVPYLDRMDLAYAAADAVLCRSGAMTVAEVSAVGLPAVFVPLPIGNGEQSLNAGPVVRAGGGILVPDEQLTPQWIAENVVPLVADRARLAAMSAATLGTGRREADEVLARIVLDVIKK is encoded by the coding sequence GTGACCGGGGTTCCCCAGCAGGTCGGACCGTGCGTGGTGGTCGCCGGAGGCGGCACCGCCGGGCACATCGAGCCCGCCCTGGCCCTGGCCGACGCCGTCATGCGGCTGCGGCCCGACGCGCGTGTGGTCGCGCTCGGCACCGAACGCGGGTTGGAGAACAAGCTCGTGCCGGCCCGCGGCTACCAGCTGGAGCTGATCCCGCCGGTGCCGATGCCCCGCAAGCCGTCGCCCGACCTGCTCAAGCTGCCGCTGCGGGTCCGCGAGTCGGTCAAGCGCACCCGCGAGGTCTTCGAGCGGGTGGGCGCGGACGTCGTGGTCGGGTTCGGCGGCTACGTGTCGCTGCCCGCCTACCTCGCCGCGCGCGGCCGGCTGCCGATCGTGGTGCACGAGGCCAACGCGAAGGCCGGCCTGGCGAACAAGGTCGGCGCGAAGTTCGCCGAGCGGATCGCCGCCGCCGTGCCCGACTCGGGCCTCAACGACGCCGAGATCATCGGCATCCCGCTGCGGCACTCCATCACCTCGCTGGACCGCGCTGCGCTGCGCGCCCAGGCCCGCGCCCACTTCGGGCTCGACCCGAACGCGCCGACGCTGCTGGTGTTCGGCGGCTCGCAGGGCGCGCGGTCGATCAACAACGCTGTGTCCGGCACGGCGGCGGTGTTCGCCCAGGCCGGGATCGGCGTGCTGCACGCCCACGGGCCGAAGAACTCCCTCGCGGTGCAGTCGGTCTCGCCGCCTTACGTGCCGGTGCCGTACCTCGACCGGATGGACCTCGCCTACGCCGCCGCCGACGCCGTGCTCTGCCGGTCCGGCGCGATGACCGTGGCCGAGGTGTCCGCCGTGGGCCTGCCCGCCGTCTTCGTGCCGCTGCCGATCGGCAACGGCGAGCAGTCCCTCAACGCCGGCCCCGTCGTGCGTGCGGGCGGCGGCATCCTGGTGCCCGACGAGCAGCTCACCCCGCAGTGGATCGCCGAGAACGTCGTCCCGCTGGTCGCCGACCGCGCCCGGTTGGCCGCGATGTCCGCGGCCACGCTGGGCACCGGTCGCCGCGAAGCCGACGAGGTGCTGGCCCGGATCGTGCTGGACGTGATCAAGAAGTGA
- a CDS encoding DUF397 domain-containing protein, which produces MWSEWRKSSRSNGGGNCVEVARSAGAVRVRDSKNSAGPVLGFGAGAAAAFFASVKRGRPGSPR; this is translated from the coding sequence ATGTGGTCTGAGTGGCGGAAGAGCAGTCGCAGCAATGGCGGCGGCAACTGTGTCGAGGTCGCGCGGTCCGCTGGGGCGGTTCGGGTGCGGGACAGCAAGAACAGCGCGGGGCCGGTGTTGGGGTTCGGGGCCGGTGCGGCTGCGGCGTTCTTCGCCTCGGTCAAGCGGGGCCGGCCAGGATCTCCCCGATGA
- the pgeF gene encoding peptidoglycan editing factor PgeF, giving the protein MRIRRVVTTRQGGVSKPPYESFNLGDHVGDDPAAVTANRRRLAEGLGLPVDRLVWMEQVHGRTVQVVDGPATEPLEATDAVVTKAERLALVVLTADCVPVLLGDPEAGVIAAVHAGRVGARVGVVPAALEAMRGLGARPEHVEVLLGPAVCGQCYEVPAAMRDDVEEHLPGSAVKSRAGKPALDLRAGIWQQLADAGVGRIGVDPRCTVEEKDLFSHRREPGTGRLAGVIWIDA; this is encoded by the coding sequence GTGCGCATCCGTCGTGTCGTGACCACCCGCCAGGGCGGCGTCTCGAAGCCCCCGTACGAGTCCTTCAACCTCGGCGACCACGTCGGGGACGACCCCGCAGCGGTCACCGCGAACCGCCGGCGGCTGGCCGAGGGCCTCGGCCTGCCCGTGGACCGGCTGGTCTGGATGGAGCAGGTGCACGGCCGCACGGTGCAGGTCGTGGACGGCCCGGCGACCGAGCCGCTGGAGGCCACCGACGCGGTCGTGACCAAGGCGGAGCGGCTCGCGCTGGTCGTGCTCACCGCCGACTGCGTGCCGGTGCTGCTCGGCGACCCGGAGGCGGGCGTGATCGCCGCCGTGCACGCCGGCCGGGTCGGCGCGCGGGTCGGGGTCGTGCCGGCGGCGCTGGAGGCCATGCGGGGCCTGGGCGCGCGGCCGGAGCACGTCGAGGTGCTGCTCGGGCCGGCCGTGTGCGGGCAGTGCTACGAGGTGCCCGCCGCCATGCGCGACGACGTCGAGGAGCACCTGCCCGGCAGCGCGGTGAAGAGCCGGGCCGGCAAGCCCGCGCTCGACCTGCGGGCCGGGATCTGGCAGCAGCTCGCGGACGCCGGGGTCGGCAGGATCGGGGTCGACCCGCGCTGCACGGTCGAGGAGAAGGACCTGTTCAGCCACCGCCGCGAGCCCGGCACGGGCCGGCTCGCCGGGGTGATCTGGATCGACGCGTGA
- a CDS encoding cell division protein FtsQ/DivIB codes for MSTQTARRRPASAQRRRPSRRGPARHVVVRRRVVAVLVLLAVTAVVCAVWFTPLLGVRRVEVLGTTELTADQVRRAAAIEEGAPLVRLDVDAVVGRVRELSRVAGVRVERELPGTVRLTIDERTPVAVVKLPDGAHLVDATGRDYATLEQPPGGLPELQAEPAGTPAAVAVLTGLPEELRREVLLVTATTGSDVKLALTAGREVRWGSSADTPRKAAVLQVLMTRDGTVFDVSSPELPTVAGG; via the coding sequence ATGAGCACCCAGACGGCGCGCCGCCGCCCCGCCTCCGCGCAGCGGCGGCGCCCGTCCCGGCGCGGACCCGCCCGCCACGTGGTGGTCCGCCGCCGCGTGGTGGCGGTCCTGGTCCTGCTCGCGGTGACCGCCGTGGTGTGCGCGGTGTGGTTCACCCCGCTGCTGGGCGTGCGGCGGGTCGAGGTGCTCGGCACCACCGAGCTGACCGCCGACCAGGTCCGCCGGGCCGCCGCGATCGAGGAGGGCGCGCCGCTGGTGCGCCTGGACGTGGACGCGGTGGTCGGGCGGGTGCGCGAGCTGTCCCGGGTGGCGGGCGTGCGGGTCGAGCGGGAACTGCCCGGCACCGTGCGGCTGACCATCGACGAGCGCACGCCGGTCGCCGTGGTGAAGCTGCCCGACGGCGCGCACCTGGTCGACGCCACCGGCCGGGACTACGCCACGCTGGAGCAGCCGCCCGGCGGGCTGCCGGAGCTCCAGGCCGAGCCCGCCGGCACGCCCGCTGCCGTCGCGGTGCTGACCGGGCTGCCCGAGGAGCTGCGCCGGGAAGTGCTGCTCGTCACGGCGACCACCGGGTCGGACGTGAAGCTGGCGCTGACCGCCGGCCGCGAGGTGCGCTGGGGTTCGTCGGCCGACACGCCGCGCAAGGCGGCCGTCCTCCAGGTGCTGATGACCCGCGACGGGACCGTGTTCGACGTCTCCAGCCCGGAGCTGCCGACCGTCGCCGGAGGGTGA
- the murC gene encoding UDP-N-acetylmuramate--L-alanine ligase, with protein sequence MSGIARILLARGAQVSGSDAKDSRTVLALRAQGAAIAVGHHGSHLDQLIGGPTAVVVSTAIREDNPELLAARERDVVVLRRAEALAALMLDHRVACVAGTHGKTSTTSMLTVVLQHCRMDPSFAIGGDLNESGANAHQGAGGVFVAEADESDGSFLFFAPSVAVVTNVEADHLDHHGTVEAYVAVFDSFLERIDPDGVLIVCVDDPGAAALAGRAAARGLRIRPYGRTATGPGAARLVDFTPEDGGGLAVVEVDGQTLDVRVSVPGEHMAGNAIAALVAALELGAGLECVLEGLAAFGGVRRRFEFKGRSGGVRVYDDYAHHPTEVAAQLTAARPVAGDGKLVVVFQPHLYSRTRLFADEFGTALGLADEVVVLDVYGAREDPEPGVTGALVAGKVPLGAGKVHYEPSFDRVPALVAGLVGEGDVVVTMGAGDVTMLGPEIVGELHRP encoded by the coding sequence ATGAGCGGCATCGCCCGGATCCTGCTGGCGCGCGGCGCGCAGGTGTCCGGCTCGGACGCCAAGGACTCGCGGACCGTGCTCGCCCTGCGCGCGCAGGGCGCGGCCATCGCGGTCGGCCACCACGGTTCGCACCTCGACCAGCTCATCGGCGGGCCGACGGCGGTCGTGGTGTCCACCGCGATCCGCGAGGACAACCCGGAGCTGCTGGCCGCCCGCGAGCGCGACGTCGTCGTGCTGCGCCGGGCGGAGGCGCTGGCCGCGCTGATGCTCGACCACCGGGTGGCCTGCGTCGCCGGCACGCACGGCAAGACGTCCACCACGTCGATGCTCACGGTGGTCCTCCAGCACTGCCGGATGGACCCGTCGTTCGCGATCGGCGGCGACCTCAACGAGTCCGGCGCGAACGCCCACCAGGGCGCGGGCGGCGTGTTCGTGGCCGAGGCCGACGAGAGCGACGGCTCGTTCCTGTTCTTCGCGCCGTCGGTCGCGGTGGTGACCAACGTCGAGGCCGACCACCTCGACCACCACGGCACGGTCGAGGCGTACGTGGCGGTGTTCGACTCGTTCCTGGAGCGCATCGACCCCGACGGCGTGCTGATCGTCTGCGTGGACGACCCCGGCGCGGCGGCCCTGGCCGGGCGCGCGGCGGCGCGGGGCCTGCGGATCCGCCCGTACGGCCGCACGGCCACCGGTCCCGGCGCGGCCCGGCTGGTCGACTTCACGCCCGAGGACGGCGGCGGCCTGGCCGTGGTCGAGGTCGACGGGCAGACGCTGGACGTGCGGGTCTCGGTGCCCGGCGAGCACATGGCGGGCAACGCGATCGCCGCCCTGGTCGCCGCGCTGGAGCTGGGCGCGGGCCTGGAGTGCGTGCTGGAGGGCCTGGCCGCGTTCGGCGGGGTGCGCCGGCGGTTCGAGTTCAAGGGCCGCTCCGGCGGCGTGCGGGTCTACGACGACTACGCCCACCACCCGACCGAGGTCGCCGCGCAGCTCACCGCCGCGCGGCCGGTCGCCGGGGACGGCAAGCTCGTCGTCGTGTTCCAACCCCACCTGTACTCGCGGACCCGGCTGTTCGCCGACGAGTTCGGCACCGCCCTCGGGCTGGCCGACGAGGTCGTGGTGCTCGACGTGTACGGCGCGCGGGAGGACCCCGAGCCCGGCGTGACCGGCGCGCTGGTCGCCGGCAAGGTGCCGCTGGGTGCCGGGAAGGTGCACTACGAGCCGTCGTTCGACCGGGTGCCGGCGCTGGTCGCCGGGCTGGTCGGCGAGGGCGACGTGGTGGTGACCATGGGCGCGGGCGACGTGACCATGCTCGGCCCGGAGATCGTCGGGGAGCTGCACCGGCCATGA
- a CDS encoding aminoglycoside phosphotransferase family protein gives MHPDEHPVPESLVRTLLAGSFPEWAALKLSRVTSAGTDNAMFRLGEDLVVRLPKIGWAVKGIHHEYEWIPKLAPHLPFATPEPLALGHPAAGYPWPWAVYRWLEGTNPIANQVTHGVAEDIAELITALRAIRIPNPPTSTRGKPLATRDAMTREAIADLGGKVARKAVTEVWEKALAVPGWEGEPVWVHADLTPGNVLVRDGKVSAVIDFSLSGVGDPAADLGVAWNLLPAPARETFREALGDDDATWERGRALALSIALVQLRYYWDSNPPLVANSRHVIGEILAGPA, from the coding sequence ATGCACCCCGACGAGCACCCCGTCCCCGAGTCGCTGGTTCGAACTCTGCTGGCGGGTTCTTTCCCGGAGTGGGCGGCGCTCAAACTGAGCCGGGTCACCTCGGCCGGCACCGACAACGCGATGTTCCGGTTGGGTGAGGACCTGGTGGTCCGTTTGCCGAAGATCGGGTGGGCGGTGAAGGGCATCCACCACGAGTACGAGTGGATCCCGAAACTCGCCCCGCACCTCCCGTTCGCCACCCCGGAACCGCTCGCCCTGGGCCATCCCGCCGCCGGCTACCCGTGGCCTTGGGCGGTCTACCGCTGGTTGGAGGGCACGAACCCGATCGCGAACCAGGTGACGCACGGCGTGGCGGAAGACATCGCGGAACTCATCACGGCACTGCGCGCGATACGAATTCCGAACCCGCCGACGAGCACGCGCGGCAAACCGTTGGCGACACGGGATGCGATGACCCGCGAGGCCATCGCCGACCTCGGCGGGAAGGTGGCCCGAAAGGCGGTGACAGAAGTCTGGGAGAAGGCGCTGGCCGTACCGGGCTGGGAGGGTGAACCGGTGTGGGTGCACGCCGACCTGACGCCGGGGAACGTGCTGGTGCGGGACGGGAAGGTGAGCGCGGTGATCGACTTCTCGCTCTCGGGCGTCGGCGACCCGGCGGCGGACCTGGGAGTGGCGTGGAACCTGCTGCCCGCCCCGGCCCGCGAGACGTTCCGCGAAGCGCTGGGCGACGACGACGCGACCTGGGAACGCGGCCGGGCGTTGGCGCTCTCGATCGCCCTGGTCCAGCTGCGGTACTACTGGGACAGCAACCCGCCGCTGGTCGCCAACTCCCGACACGTCATCGGGGAGATCCTGGCCGGCCCCGCTTGA
- a CDS encoding cell division protein SepF, whose translation MSGFHKLKAYFGMVPAEYADDPDYDTDRQGRYDYRSEYPESDDYDTYPEQRNGRRPVGRYRTEPDEAEDFEPETRSRTRRSWNAEPTHGALAVEPTREPVSRPRPAPEPARNQLGRITTLNPRSYNEARTIGEHYRDGTPVIMNLTDMDDADAKRLVDFAAGLAFALRGSIDKVTNKVFLLSPPNIDVTAEDRRRLAEGGFLNHG comes from the coding sequence ATGAGCGGGTTTCACAAGCTGAAGGCCTACTTCGGGATGGTTCCCGCCGAGTACGCCGACGACCCCGACTACGACACCGACCGTCAGGGTCGTTACGACTACCGGTCCGAGTACCCCGAGTCCGACGACTACGACACCTACCCCGAACAGCGCAACGGCCGCCGCCCGGTGGGCCGCTACCGCACCGAGCCGGACGAGGCCGAGGACTTCGAGCCCGAGACCCGCTCCCGCACCCGGCGGTCGTGGAACGCCGAGCCCACGCACGGCGCGCTGGCCGTGGAGCCGACCCGCGAGCCGGTCAGCCGGCCCCGCCCGGCCCCCGAACCCGCGCGCAACCAGCTCGGCCGCATCACCACGCTCAACCCGCGCAGCTACAACGAGGCGCGGACCATCGGCGAGCACTACCGCGACGGCACCCCGGTGATCATGAACCTCACCGACATGGACGACGCGGACGCCAAGCGCCTGGTGGACTTCGCGGCCGGCCTGGCCTTCGCGCTGCGCGGCTCGATCGACAAGGTGACCAACAAGGTGTTCCTCCTCTCACCCCCGAACATCGACGTGACGGCGGAGGATCGCCGGCGACTCGCGGAGGGCGGGTTCCTCAACCACGGGTGA
- the ftsW gene encoding putative lipid II flippase FtsW, which translates to MTAVDRVVERPPKPARAKRAVAVRSTLTAWLSRPLADFHLLLAIFGLLTALGLIMVLSASAPGEVAEGASAYSVFQKQLLYVAVGAVLFLIVLRIPLRTVRYGSTMAMLVCVILLGLVLTPLGTVAGGAQSWFTVGPVSFQPIEAAKLALALWGAHVLVTKRALLNQYRHLLVPVVPVALVVFALVMLQPDLGGTITLGVVLVSLLWFVGAPMRLFGVIAIGAVSGAVVLAIGATYRLQRVLTYLDPDKDPTGAGLQARQALFALAEGGFFGKGLTNGSSKWRYLPNVHSDFIFAVIGEELGFIGCLLVLGLFGLLAVVGLRIAARNTDPWIRMVSATLTVWLVAQAAINIGYVVQLLPVTGITLPMISSGGTSIVTTMVVFGILANCARHEPEAVSALRSIGPGRVGGILRLPAPEAYKPPPKRKPVRPSTPPRSRKAAPPPVDERRMAGRHAPPSEYRRRDSRRATQDRSRRRDGR; encoded by the coding sequence ATGACAGCGGTGGACAGAGTGGTGGAGCGCCCGCCCAAGCCCGCGCGGGCCAAGCGGGCGGTAGCGGTGCGCAGCACGCTCACGGCGTGGCTGAGCCGACCACTGGCCGATTTCCACCTGTTGCTCGCGATCTTCGGCCTGCTGACCGCGCTTGGTCTGATCATGGTCCTGTCCGCTTCCGCGCCCGGCGAGGTCGCCGAGGGCGCGTCCGCGTACAGCGTGTTCCAGAAACAACTGCTCTACGTCGCCGTGGGCGCGGTGCTGTTCCTGATCGTGCTGCGCATCCCGCTGCGCACGGTCCGGTACGGCAGCACGATGGCGATGCTGGTCTGCGTGATCCTGCTCGGCCTGGTCCTCACTCCACTGGGGACGGTCGCGGGCGGCGCGCAGTCGTGGTTCACCGTCGGGCCCGTCTCGTTCCAGCCGATCGAGGCCGCGAAGCTCGCGCTCGCGCTGTGGGGCGCGCACGTCCTGGTCACCAAGCGGGCACTGCTCAACCAGTACCGGCACCTGCTGGTCCCGGTGGTGCCGGTCGCGCTGGTCGTCTTCGCGCTGGTCATGCTCCAGCCCGACCTCGGCGGCACGATCACGCTCGGCGTGGTGCTGGTCAGCCTGCTCTGGTTCGTCGGCGCGCCGATGCGGCTGTTCGGCGTGATCGCGATCGGCGCGGTGTCCGGCGCGGTCGTGCTGGCGATCGGCGCGACCTACCGGCTCCAGCGCGTGCTGACCTACCTCGACCCGGACAAGGACCCGACCGGCGCGGGCCTCCAGGCGCGGCAGGCGCTGTTCGCGCTGGCCGAGGGCGGCTTCTTCGGCAAGGGGCTGACCAACGGCAGCTCCAAGTGGCGCTACCTGCCCAACGTGCACAGCGACTTCATCTTCGCGGTCATCGGCGAGGAGCTGGGCTTCATCGGGTGCCTGCTGGTGCTCGGGCTGTTCGGGCTGCTCGCGGTGGTCGGGCTGCGGATCGCCGCGCGCAACACCGACCCGTGGATCCGGATGGTGTCCGCGACGCTGACCGTCTGGCTGGTCGCGCAGGCCGCGATCAACATCGGCTACGTCGTGCAGCTGCTGCCGGTCACCGGGATCACGCTGCCGATGATCTCCTCCGGGGGCACGTCGATCGTCACCACGATGGTGGTGTTCGGCATCCTGGCCAACTGCGCGCGGCACGAGCCGGAAGCCGTGTCCGCGCTGCGCTCGATCGGGCCCGGCCGGGTCGGCGGGATCCTCCGGCTGCCCGCGCCCGAGGCGTACAAGCCGCCGCCCAAGCGCAAGCCGGTGCGACCGTCCACCCCGCCGCGCAGCCGCAAGGCCGCGCCGCCGCCCGTGGACGAGCGGAGGATGGCCGGCCGGCACGCGCCGCCTTCGGAGTACCGTCGGCGCGACTCCCGCCGAGCGACCCAGGACCGTTCCCGGCGTCGCGACGGGCGATAG
- a CDS encoding DinB family protein, producing the protein MTATKIVTTPEDRVDLPFTGDERSLLSGFLDFLRGTVELKLAGLSDEDAARPVLPSPLTTAAGVVKHLRWVENYWFRVALLGHPDEAPYSRADPDGDWRIGPGETIAGLVGDYAAQCAVSREVAAGLDLDHEVVFRGDKRLSVRWVLIHLIEETGRHSGHLDVVRELLDGVTGE; encoded by the coding sequence ATGACCGCGACGAAGATCGTGACCACGCCCGAAGACCGGGTTGACCTGCCGTTCACCGGAGATGAACGCTCGTTGCTGAGCGGGTTCCTGGACTTCCTGCGCGGCACGGTGGAGCTGAAGCTGGCCGGACTGTCCGATGAGGACGCGGCCCGGCCGGTGCTCCCGTCGCCGCTGACCACGGCCGCCGGCGTGGTCAAACACCTGCGCTGGGTGGAGAACTACTGGTTCCGGGTGGCGCTGCTCGGACACCCCGACGAAGCCCCCTACAGCCGCGCGGACCCGGACGGCGACTGGCGGATCGGGCCGGGTGAGACGATCGCCGGTCTCGTGGGCGACTACGCTGCGCAGTGCGCGGTGAGCCGGGAAGTGGCCGCGGGGCTCGACCTCGACCACGAGGTGGTGTTCCGCGGGGACAAGCGGCTGTCCGTGCGCTGGGTGCTGATCCACCTGATCGAGGAAACGGGTCGGCACTCGGGGCACCTGGACGTGGTGCGCGAGCTGCTCGACGGGGTGACCGGCGAGTAG
- a CDS encoding YggS family pyridoxal phosphate-dependent enzyme — MNRREELAANLADVRARIGRACAAAGRDPGGVALLAVTKTFPAADVALLADLGLAEFAENRDQEAGPKTVELAGLRPGAAVRWHMVGSLQRNKARSVVGWADQVDSVDSERLADALARAARDRRLDVLLQVSIDGDPDRGGCPLPELPRLADHVARKGELRLRGVMTVAPLGMSPQQAFDALQGAVTRLRNDHPDANVISAGMSGDLEDAIAHGSTCVRVGTALLGSRRLASP, encoded by the coding sequence GTGAACCGCCGCGAGGAGCTGGCCGCCAACCTGGCCGACGTGCGGGCCCGGATCGGGCGGGCGTGCGCGGCGGCCGGCCGCGACCCCGGCGGGGTGGCGCTGCTCGCCGTGACCAAGACCTTCCCGGCCGCCGACGTGGCGCTGCTGGCCGACCTGGGGCTGGCCGAGTTCGCCGAGAACCGGGACCAGGAGGCCGGGCCCAAGACCGTCGAGCTCGCCGGGCTGCGGCCGGGCGCGGCGGTCCGCTGGCACATGGTCGGCAGCCTCCAGCGGAACAAGGCCAGGTCCGTCGTCGGCTGGGCGGACCAGGTCGACTCGGTCGACTCCGAGCGGCTGGCCGACGCGCTGGCCAGGGCGGCCCGCGACCGGCGGCTGGACGTGCTGCTCCAGGTCAGCATCGACGGCGACCCGGACCGGGGCGGCTGCCCGCTCCCGGAGCTGCCGCGGCTGGCCGACCATGTCGCCCGGAAGGGTGAACTTCGTCTGCGAGGTGTGATGACCGTCGCACCCCTCGGGATGTCTCCACAGCAGGCGTTTGACGCTCTACAAGGTGCGGTAACCCGCTTGCGGAACGATCATCCCGATGCCAACGTGATCTCGGCGGGGATGTCCGGTGACCTGGAAGATGCGATCGCGCACGGATCTACGTGCGTGCGTGTCGGAACAGCGTTGCTGGGCAGCCGGAGACTAGCCTCGCCGTAA